One part of the Spiribacter salinus M19-40 genome encodes these proteins:
- a CDS encoding TatD family hydrolase: MIIDSHCHFHLLEEPESADAALAEARAAGVDYFLNVAVDTESHDALTGFSERHARVFTSAGVHPCGTGEDPSVDELVALAQHPRVIAIGETGLDYGAGPGDYGWQQTRFRRHIEAGRAAGLPIIVHSRLAPADTLRILQEEGAEDVGGVIHCFVEDADTAKELLDLGFYLSLSGILTFRNAEALRKTASQLPLDRLLVETDCPYLAPVPHRGQENRPAWVTEVIDCLAGLQQNSAEAVAQQTAENFFACFPQAQPQTS, encoded by the coding sequence ATGATCATTGATTCGCACTGCCACTTTCATTTGCTCGAAGAGCCCGAGAGTGCTGATGCAGCGCTCGCTGAGGCCCGTGCCGCCGGCGTCGACTATTTCCTGAATGTGGCGGTCGATACCGAGTCGCACGATGCGCTGACCGGCTTCAGCGAGCGGCATGCGCGCGTTTTTACCTCAGCCGGCGTACACCCCTGCGGCACCGGCGAAGATCCGTCTGTCGACGAGCTCGTGGCCCTGGCACAGCACCCGCGGGTGATTGCCATTGGTGAGACCGGACTCGATTATGGCGCAGGCCCGGGCGATTATGGCTGGCAGCAGACGCGCTTTAGACGCCATATCGAAGCTGGCCGAGCGGCCGGCCTGCCCATCATTGTTCACAGCCGGCTGGCGCCCGCCGATACGCTGCGCATCCTGCAAGAGGAGGGCGCTGAGGATGTCGGAGGCGTCATCCACTGCTTTGTTGAGGATGCCGACACCGCCAAGGAGTTACTGGATTTGGGATTTTACCTGTCGCTTTCCGGCATCCTGACGTTTCGAAATGCCGAGGCGCTGAGGAAGACAGCGAGCCAACTGCCACTCGACCGGTTGCTCGTAGAGACCGATTGTCCTTATCTGGCGCCCGTGCCGCATCGCGGCCAGGAGAACCGCCCAGCGTGGGTCACCGAGGTGATCGACTGCCTTGCGGGGTTACAACAAAACTCCGCAGAGGCCGTGGCCCAACAAACGGCCGAGAATTTTTTTGCCTGCTTTCCCCAGGCGCAGCCTCAAACGAGCTGA